Below is a window of Malus domestica chromosome 13, GDT2T_hap1 DNA.
ttactttctttcctcctctctcctctttctcccctCTCATGCGACCCTctctttttagatctctttatctagtttaagtcgtaagatttaaaatttttaaatcgcaaaccaatcaagttttttagtcttaaagaaaattgttttcaagaaatgttcttaaaaaatattttaagaaatgataaaaaatttcaaataggataccagGCCTTAGTGGTGGATGTCTCTTTCTACATCCAAATTAAGTTGCATGCATCTTTTTGTTAGGCTACGTTGTCAGTTAAAGGCCAGGCAGATAGCCGTAAAGATAGACACATAATGCAGCTATTATATTATGCAATAAAGCCATTAAAATAGTAGCTAATATtatcaaatacaaaaatatatatgtgacgAAAGACGTAGAAATTACAATGAAAGAAAAAGCGTTGCAAGAAAAGCTCAAGACACAAGAAAAGTAAGTGCACATAGTTAAATTAAATGACTAATTGATAAATCCATAGGTGCACGTACGCGCCAAAAGTTtatcaaaagagtgagtgtCCAAAGCAagagaatgaagaagaagatccaTAAGCACTCGAATTTTCGACGATTGGATACAACGCTCCCATGCATCCATCTTCAGTCATCATAGGATTGAACTCCCATGGCTGCTGGTTATCCCAGAATCCATGACTGAATCCATCAAAGCAAGAAATCTGATGATCTCCATTGTTGTTATTAGGAGCTTCTAATGCAGCTTGCACATTCATAACATCTAGAGGAAGTGTAGCACTAGTGGAGTTATTAGGGTTTGCAAAGCTACAATTTTGATCAATGTTCAAAGCTTTTGAGTTTGTGTAATTTGGGGGGTCGTCATTGTCCGAAGGAGGCCGCAGGCAACTATCAGGAACAATGCAAGCCAAATAGCCCGAGTTAGAATTACTCGAATTGCCAGAGAAAAAGAAACACTCATCATCCTTATGATGTGCCGATGATGATGACCTAATATTATTAGGGTTTTGAAATTGGGTTTGATCAGACTGAAACATGTTAGAATGATGAGGTGGACTGTTTTGATTGGTGAGTTGTTGTTTAGCAGTCTGAGTGGTGAAAAACTGTGATTGCTGTGGTAAAAGGGTTTGGACATCAAAGGGTGAGAGGAGAGAGTGGAAAGTTGTGTTGTCAGAGTAAATGAAGTTGGTTCTTGCTTGTGAGCCTTTCATGGAGAGGGCAGCTCTGTCATAAGCCAAAGCTGCTTCTTCAGCAGTGTCAAATGTGCCAAGCCAGTGCCTTTCTTTAGTGCTAGGGTCTCTGATTTCAGCAGCATATCTCCCCCAAGGCCTTCTTCTCACACCGAGAAACCTCCCAGGCTCGGCCTGCTTTCGCCTTCCTCTTCTCTCACCGGATTGAGAGGACGGAGTAAGTGTGCTTCTCTGCAGCACAGCAGCAATATCCACCTGTACCTGACCTTGCTCAAAAGCTTCGAAGGGTTTTTCTAGGGCTTGGGAGGTGGACATTGACATGGTAGAGGAAATAATTTCTAAAGAAAATGTGAGTGAGTGCAGAAGGATATGAGAACTGAAGGTCTTGGTTTTGGTTTCTGGATTTTGGGTGGTGAAGTTAAGTATGTGGAAGTTGTGAGAAGGGTTTTAAAGACTAAGATATATAATCTTGGAGGAGGAGAGATAATCTCGTGTAAGTAAAGATACGTACGCAAGTATGTATTAAACGGACGGTATTTTGGTTGCAAGAAATAATGCTTAACGAGATCGGAGAGGGGGCAAGGAAAAGGACACTCCAGATGTCATCCTGTGTACTGTGGACGACCATCCTTCCCTTTCCACCTACTTTTtaaaaatctttctttttctgattTCTATTTAATCCTACATCTCTTCaactgaaaataataataagctaGCACTTGTAGGTGAAAAAAATGTGTAGATTCCAGCAGTACTTGTCAAAAACTCGAAATGGTCTTCTAGCTAGTAACTGCTCTGGGGTTTTTCATTTTCTAGCTACAGTCACTTTCTTCCAAGTCCCAGTGAAACCCTAGAATATAAATTCTCTATCTATATATAACTTACAATTCACAGGGGTTTGGGAATCAACTCATTTATCCCACTGTAGATTTCACACATGTTATTATTTAATGAGTAATTATTACATCATGTCTGTGTAACTATTGGGATTTGTTTTAAGAATATAGGGTTTTGAATCTTAATGGGATCTACTCACGTGGGGAGCTGCCGTCCAATCTAGATAAAAATATTAGAACTTTGTAGAGCAAACCAAGTTGAAATTAATGTCAATGTTTGAGGACTAAGAGGGACTTGAATCAATGATGACTGGTAGATTAAGATAAAGTTGATGATGTAGACACTTTCTTTTTTACTTCATTACACCCGttaatttatgttatttgatCTTATTCAATTCATTGAATCGAATAACAAAAAATTGAGAGAAGCGTgtggaagataaaaagaagtgtgTGGATAGTACCACTCAGAAAAATATATACACTGTACTTGGCTCCTACAATTTCAGTCATTCCTTTAAACTTGCGAATAACAATTTGATACATTAAAATCATAAAATGAAAAGTTTCTACATACATATCAAAACATGAGTTGTTTGCACACAAAAAAAGTAACTTCTTACACATAAGGAGCTAAGTATTTTCTATTAAAACTTTCTCAATCCTGCAGGTATAAAACCAGGAAACGAAACCTACTGCGTGGTTTTTGAGTACCTACTCCAAGAAATGaagttttaaaatcttttgaatTCATAATGTACCAACAAAAATTATCTCCAATATTCACATGTAAATCGGCATTTTGTGCAACCAAATTCTTCGTAACAATTCGCATTTTCAAAAGGAGCAGTTAAGATTTTTCTCAACTAAATCGAAATTATCAGAGAACCAAACATATTCTATTGAGTTTTTTGGTCTGCATCACGGAAACAACCCCACACCAGACTATTAAAACAATAGGCTCCCTCATAAGGAAAGGCCCATATCATTCAAGGTTTTATGCTTCTTGTGTTTTGTTGATCTCTATGTATATATATGCTTCATCTTATAGGATTTTATTTTCGTAGCAGAAGAAAACTTAAATCATGCAAATTTCACTAACCAtatatttggatttttttaatgttattaATTGGGAGCGGGAATTCGAacttaaaatttattttaacattGAAGGAGATTTACTGCTAGATAATGAACTAGTTTGTTGTCGTTATTATTCAAGCTAGTTCAATAATAAAGGATGTTTTAAAGTCCTGAAAATCTCCCAATTAagttgtctaattttttttttcgtcctCCAAAGTTATGCACTTGGTCACGTATTTCCTAAAACTCGTATaatttattttaagaaaaaaaaaatctcttttcATACTATAAACTTGGACATATGCCACATCGAAATTCATAGCACGGTAACATAAGTTGGTTTGACTAACAACACAAGTATTTATATAGTAACATAACTTTGGCAAGAAAACATCATTTATGTTTTAACTTTGAACTTAGTATACATTTGATTTTATATCCTGAATTATACTATAAAATAGTTCGGGATATTAGACTATCTTTTGCCACTATTGATCAATGTAACTTTTGCTCCAATGCTATTTTTTTTCCAGTATCGAAGAAGAGATTTTGAGTCTAAATCGAGCAGATTCTTAAATTTCAAACAGAGGATAAACTAATAACAAATTTCAGTCATTACCAAAACCTTAATGGTGAAGTTTGGAGACAAAGGACTAATGTATACAGTTGGACAATCTAAATTTACTATTAATTACTCACAAACTACCTTCTTAAGTAACATCTTTCAAGTAAAATATAGCAAAGTTGGATTGAGACACTGGTCATTGTTTCCCAACTCCGAAAGTAATTGAAAAAAGGGCTAGGTCAAAAGGCAATCAAGAGCTTAAAAAAACACTTGCAGAGCAAGGTAGAGTGAATTGcccaaacaaaaatttataaGTGGGGCAAGTGTATTAACAACTTTGATTAATTAGCAATTCCAATAGGAAAAGTAGTCTTTATTCCCCTTGATTAAACCTCACATTGCCCAAACGGCATCGGGAATGGCATAAACTAATCACCATACCAAATGGGTCAACCTACTTTCAGTTCATTTAGCATTTCCAAATGTTGCAATGCTTTGCCACTGGTCACTGTCATGGTTATTGTATAATGAACCTAACAAATGCaaatgataataataaaaataaaggcGTAATTGGATTATTAGTCTCCGTGGTGATAAGGTAGTTAGAAGATAgacatgtggtaaaaaaaatctAGGATTTAAGCCTCTGTGgtgaagtctgttaggatttaagtccaaaattgaaaattccgTCAACTCTCCGTTAATTATTAGCACGTGAGCCACACATATTAGGCTAAAACAGAACTTTCCGTTAATTGTTAGCATGTGGGGGTACATGTGaagaatttttcattgtgaccggAACATGGATGATAtaccacatgtttttatataagtggtggaaaattttattttttaagttattaattttttaacacacatatcccataatttatatagtgacacgtggtgtaacATCCCGTGTTctgatcacattgaaaaatctctcatacaAGTGAGGCTACCTTTATCTTCTTAGTCTCACATGTGAGCCTTATGTGCTAACAATTAAAGAAGAATTGacgaaattttaaattttgggcTTAAATACTAACAGACTTCACCACACGagcttaaatcctaattttttattACCACATGAGCTATCATTCAACTACCATATCATCATGTGATCAATAATCCAATTAGCCTAAAAGTATATTGTTTGTCTCATTACATGTAAAATGCTATTTTCATTACATTCAAATCGTAGTCTCATACATAACTTACTAAATtacagaaaggaagaagaaaaattgtGTACACATGTCAAACAGTAATTTATGTATGATCATGAATGactctttatatataaaggaccaaatattttttttatagaaaatgagAAAAGGAGGGCCATATtttcaaataatataaaaaaagataGAGCCTTACAAGGGAAAATAGTATGATTATTTACAATAAATTGGTTCTTTTAAGAATGAGATGGACTCAATTGGAATCTATGACCCTTGACTCCTCCACTAAGGATTTGAAGAAACCCAATAAGATAGGATTGTTTCATGAAACCCCAtcttaataaattgtgaaaaaatGAGGGATCTTTTAAGAATTTAACAATAGAAGAGCAGAAAGGTTTGGTCTTTAGTCAAGCCCCATCTCTAAAAAGTGTTCAGCTAGTTGGAAAGGATGGAGTGTGCTATACATCAACATGACTAAGTACTTAATAGATTTGCTTAAAATGAAACTATAAAAATAGTTTGCTTAAAATGGATGGGGTTGTAATAACAATTTGGTATTaaaattggctaaaaaataGTAAGAGATGGGGTAGGGGTCTCTTTGTGAGGCGGGTCCGGATTCTCTCTTTCCTATTTTCTctcccttttaattttttttctatttgaaCGCTCATAATTAAATTacgttaacatcttatattagttttttgtataaaacgagaaagataaaaaaaaaataaaaattgagacCGCTCATTTCCttgttccaattttttttctttgacatGGGTCTGTTTTTTAGTCAAATGAGAATTTCGCACATTCCCCAAAACAAGCACGACACGCTTTTTATTAAGGTTAAAGGTTCCCCCGGGATTTAGGGAAAGATGGatgtgtcttttgtttttaggacttggactttgatgagacagagagagagagagagagagaagttttgGGGTTTTGGAGTTTTGAGATTAGTGGTGGTCTTCCTTATAATATTCAAGAAATGTTTTTGCACTTTGATTGAAAATGTCCCAATCCCATGTTAGATTTTAGCCTTTCGTGGTTCAGCTACTTTCTACTTTCTAGTAAAATACAACACTCTTGTGTCTTTCCACTAAGATGCAGTCACACTATGTATATAATAACGATATTCATTTTTTCATTTAGCGTTTCAAAAATGATGAAGTGTTAATTTAATCTTTAAATTATCACTTCAGGAAAATTAGGTttctgaattatttttttgataaatccctaaattcatcaaaaattgctaatttaatccctattattatatttaaagctttttttttatttcaatttttcgttaaCTTAATTCACTTGACATATTTTAGAGTGTAATACCGTCATTTTCTCGCCTATAAGCCCTTAACATGTCATATAGGTTGtgaatctaacatctaatttactctccaaagttaactcatgcactatttctttatgaaaaattaccaatttaccctccaatgtgtatcatatgcaagtaacgtgacttaaattgacgaagaattgaatatagtagtttcgaatataatattagggatgtaattgacagatttttataattcaaggactgatttttctgaagaaaaaaaaatagtttaggacctaattttcactggtGATTATTCAAGGACTAAATTGACGATTCACCCTTTTAAAAAATACTTGGCATTCACGAATGACTGCATTATTTTGTCCACCTACTTACgattaatatattttaattgaGTAAAACTTCCTAATTGAAACGGTGATTTCTTAATCATTGTTTAAAGATCATTTAtgcgaaaaataaattaaatgataaattgTTTACTCATTTGTATGTGTAGAAAAGATCAACCATTTTGGAAACAATTTGAATTATAAAATGACCTATAAATGATCAttataaaaatgaatgatttCGATTATCAAACAAGTACGATGAGTCATTTAGTAGAATGGTCTAGcgatattcatcttcacttacaagtaagaggtcttagatttgattcttaccaaaaacgaatttgaaccaaaatATTATAACGAAACTACATTAATCACTAGTGGATAGACATGTTGGTGTATAAGGTGGATGTAAGTTtgtccttttgtttgttttggttttttgaccaattttttttatcttgggAATGTCACTCTATTAGTGGTTGTATAGCTTGTGGGTGTAATGCTATTTGCCTGCCTAAATGATGATTATGTTAAATTTTCCGTAGAGTGATTCGGCGACGTGTAATTTGTTCCTATAAACCCCACAGTGCAGCAGACCACTTCTTTAGCTatgattgtttgttttattaCCAATTCATCATGCAATGATGACTGGCCTCATGAGTTTGGCAAATCCACGCTTTCATGTCCAAAACCCATCTGTCGTGTATCCCCGATTAATGCAGCCTCAGATGCTTCAATTGTCGATTCTAGAGTATTGAGCGGGAGGTTACACCTATGGGTTAGGTCTCCACCAATAGAGGGCATAGGGGAAGAAGCACTACTCCTAGGAATCAACACACGAAAACTTTGTTATAAATTATCCCTTTTCCTTATCAGGATCGGGACTAACAAGAATGGTTGGGACAACAAACATCCATCTCGTTCGTGAGCTTGATGGCATCTAACTATAACACTCATATTTTACAGATATATTAAGGAGGCTTTTCAAAGTTAGATTCTTCAGGAGTTAATTGTCACAtcacagtttaacgttaatttcgtgtgaacattataaaacattgtgcaaaaaaCATGAGGTAACAAAGAGTTGATGAAAAATCTCACTTTTCAGAGAGTTTCCTAAGCATTTCTCTGTTTTACTAGGTATTGATATACTAAATTAACAAATGAATACTTAAGGATACCATCAAATATCACAAATCGAATCTAACACCAAGTTAAATTATTTTGAGTGGATTACTAAACATGTCAAGTTAGTATTAATCTTTGTTTAATAATCTTAAACAAGATGCTctgatttttaattacatgaagAAAAATGACTAATATTCTCCATTTATCCATACACACGCATTACGTGAGAATAGAggatttttttaatagttttctAGAGTTAGGATGAGTGTATTTTATTTGTTAGGAATGTAATGGGAGATAGACGCTGGTGATTTTCTATGATGCTTCAGAGTAtaagatgttttgaattttataaaattacGGTAGAATATTTGTAGATTTGGTTTAGAAACAATATCATATTTGGCTCATAAGATACAACACAATGTAGAGGTCTACTAGTACATACGGTAGAGTGTACTGGCTACTGTTTGAAGTAGAGGCCTACTCTGCAATGCAGTAGCCAATATGGACAATTGATCATCCATCTATTTatggatctcttccaccaaatccacaCAATCAATAAATAtgggcccttgaaatttgatccaacggctacaaacaggcgacctctttaaaagttataataattttagccgctagatcaaatttcaagggcccTAATTTAATGATTGTGTGGATTTGGTGGAAAAGATCATGAGAGGATCTCTCCATTTATTTATGAAGTTAATTGGAAACATGGCGACCTCTCAAAGCGTTTGCTGGTGTGAGGATAACGTTGCAGGGAAGAACAAGATCTTAGCCGTACACATGCAAGTACCAATGAGATACGTAAATCACGGAACATCCAACACCGTAAATGATACGAGGTTGGGGAACGTGAATGAACGAAGGCTGTAGCAGGCAGGTGCATCTTCATGCGGAGAGagactaaggccatctccaatcgaacgATGGCTGATGGACTATGTTTAGCCCTATAGCAttgcaagaaattatatttaaatGAACAGTGCCATGCCATATTTTacaccatctccaaccgagggtgccAAATGGCGATATGCCAAACATAGCCCTTTGACAAAAAACTTATCTCTAATCGagggggccaaagggccataggatgggccataggccaaacataattaatatatattttattattttaattgagttaatatggttaattaaattaaactaccatattaaaataaggttttcggATATATTTTGAGTATCACTTGTAGCTAAATGAATAAGTCTCCGAATTttttatctttatataatctcaatCATTTTTTGGATAGGATTTTGAGTGACATGTATCGTTAACGTGAGTAACTATCCaaatttctatctttatgtaatctcaataattttttggatagAATTTTGTTGAAGTTCATTTCgagtgcaaatataaggataaTATAGTGACACAAGTAAGAGTGTCGAACCACAGGGAATGATAAACAACTTAGTAAAACCTTTGACTCTTACATATTAGCATCAGTTAATGACTCCTATGATTTAAAATTGGGGGGAGGGGGGTTTAAgtaattttggaaaagaaataaagacataaagaaaagggaaaaattaGAACTATCTAAAAATAAACCTAATACATGAAATAAGTTAGAAACGTTTTTAGTACATAAATCTGACTTAAAATGAGCTAAGGCCTTCCCCTAAACATTCATGAATCAATGAGATGATCTTTTAACTTATCCATTTCAAATGCATAACTAAGATGTTCACATATCTAGCATGGCATATAACTAGACTGTATGAATCCTCACTTTCCTTGCATGTTAGATGCATGGCATATACATCAAACTTATATTTGTAGGTGCAACCTAGCA
It encodes the following:
- the LOC114820373 gene encoding ethylene-responsive transcription factor ERF086-like gives rise to the protein MSMSTSQALEKPFEAFEQGQVQVDIAAVLQRSTLTPSSQSGERRGRRKQAEPGRFLGVRRRPWGRYAAEIRDPSTKERHWLGTFDTAEEAALAYDRAALSMKGSQARTNFIYSDNTTFHSLLSPFDVQTLLPQQSQFFTTQTAKQQLTNQNSPPHHSNMFQSDQTQFQNPNNIRSSSSAHHKDDECFFFSGNSSNSNSGYLACIVPDSCLRPPSDNDDPPNYTNSKALNIDQNCSFANPNNSTSATLPLDVMNVQAALEAPNNNNGDHQISCFDGFSHGFWDNQQPWEFNPMMTEDGCMGALYPIVENSSAYGSSSSFSCFGHSLF